One genomic region from Phragmites australis chromosome 1, lpPhrAust1.1, whole genome shotgun sequence encodes:
- the LOC133912161 gene encoding uncharacterized protein LOC133912161 isoform X2 yields the protein MGSEGPPAVTIHVTGFKKFHGVAENPTEKIVSNLKSFMEKRGLPKNLILGSCTVLEAAGEGALGTLYEVLESTIGDRANGSSVQGQVIWIHFGASSGLTRFALENQAVNEATFACPDELGWKPQRVPIVPSDGSISRTRETTLPVNEFTKTLRKIGYDVMPSDDAGRFICNYVYYHSLRFAEQHGIKSLFVHVPLFLTIDEEVQMHFVASLLEVLASLNYEQQFI from the exons ATGGGGTCAGAAGGACCTCCTGCTGTGACTATTCATGTTACTGGATTTAAGAAATTTCATGGGGTTGCTGAGAACCCAACCGAGAAAATTGTGAGCAATCTTAAATCTTTCATGGAAAAGAGAGGGTTGCCCAAAAACCTTATACTTGGAAGCTGCACAGTTCTCGAAGCTGCTGGGGAGGGGGCACTTGGAACATTATATGAAGTTCTAGAATCTACTATTGGAGACAGAGCGAATGGGTCATCAGTTCAGGGGCAAGTAATTTGG ATCCACTTTGGGGCCAGCAGTGGTTTAACAAGGTTTGCCCTTGAGAATCAAGCTGTTAATGAAGCCACCTTTGCTTGTCCGGATGAGCTAGGATGGAAACCTCAG AGGGTCCCTATTGTTCCATCTGATGGAAGCATCTCACGGACGAGAGAG ACTACTCTTCCAGTGAATGAATTCACCAAGACACTCCGAAAGATAGGCTATGATGTGATGCCTTCAGATGATGCTGGTCGATTCATATGCAACTATGTGTACTACCACTCTCTTCGGTTCGCAGAGCAACACGGCATCAAATCTCTGTTTGTGCATGTGCCCCTTTTCTTGACAATCGATGAGGAGGTTCAGATGCATTTTGTTGCTTCCCTTCTTGAAGTTCTTGCTTCCTTGAACTATGAACAACAGTTCATTTAA
- the LOC133912161 gene encoding uncharacterized protein LOC133912161 isoform X1 yields MGSEGPPAVTIHVTGFKKFHGVAENPTEKIVSNLKSFMEKRGLPKNLILGSCTVLEAAGEGALGTLYEVLESTIGDRANGSSVQGQVIWIHFGASSGLTRFALENQAVNEATFACPDELGWKPQRVPIVPSDGSISRTREVKTTLPVNEFTKTLRKIGYDVMPSDDAGRFICNYVYYHSLRFAEQHGIKSLFVHVPLFLTIDEEVQMHFVASLLEVLASLNYEQQFI; encoded by the exons ATGGGGTCAGAAGGACCTCCTGCTGTGACTATTCATGTTACTGGATTTAAGAAATTTCATGGGGTTGCTGAGAACCCAACCGAGAAAATTGTGAGCAATCTTAAATCTTTCATGGAAAAGAGAGGGTTGCCCAAAAACCTTATACTTGGAAGCTGCACAGTTCTCGAAGCTGCTGGGGAGGGGGCACTTGGAACATTATATGAAGTTCTAGAATCTACTATTGGAGACAGAGCGAATGGGTCATCAGTTCAGGGGCAAGTAATTTGG ATCCACTTTGGGGCCAGCAGTGGTTTAACAAGGTTTGCCCTTGAGAATCAAGCTGTTAATGAAGCCACCTTTGCTTGTCCGGATGAGCTAGGATGGAAACCTCAG AGGGTCCCTATTGTTCCATCTGATGGAAGCATCTCACGGACGAGAGAGGTAAAG ACTACTCTTCCAGTGAATGAATTCACCAAGACACTCCGAAAGATAGGCTATGATGTGATGCCTTCAGATGATGCTGGTCGATTCATATGCAACTATGTGTACTACCACTCTCTTCGGTTCGCAGAGCAACACGGCATCAAATCTCTGTTTGTGCATGTGCCCCTTTTCTTGACAATCGATGAGGAGGTTCAGATGCATTTTGTTGCTTCCCTTCTTGAAGTTCTTGCTTCCTTGAACTATGAACAACAGTTCATTTAA
- the LOC133912185 gene encoding NADH dehydrogenase [ubiquinone] 1 alpha subcomplex subunit 6-like, producing MAFTMRAVKVPPNSASLEEARHRVFDFFKQACRSIPSVMEIYNLEDVVTRAQLRSSIAQQIRRNQAVTNPKVIDMLLFKGLEELNNIAEHAKQRHHVIGQYVIGEGLLQDLGSKDQGSSEFLKKFYTGNYF from the exons ATGGCGTTCACGATGCGCGCGGTGAAGGTGCCGCCGAACTCGGCGTCGCTGGAGGAAGCGCGGCACCGCGTGTTCGACTTCTTCAAGCAGGCCTGCCGCTCCATCCCGTCCGTCATGGAGATCTACAACCTCGAGGACGTCGTCACCCGGGCCCAGCTCCGCTCCAGCATCGCCCAGCAGATCCGCAGGAACCAGGCCGTCACCAACCCCAAG GTTATTGATATGCTTCTGTTCAAGGGCCTGGAGGAGCTGAACAACATAGCTGAGCATGCAAAGCAGCGCCATCACGTGATTGGCCAGTATGTGATCGGAGAGGGCCTGCTGCAGGACCTGGGCTCAAAGGACCAAGGGAGCTCCGAGTTCCTGAAGAAATTCTACACAGGCAATTACTTCTAA
- the LOC133912175 gene encoding eukaryotic translation initiation factor 6-2-like, giving the protein MATRIQFENNCEIGVFSKLTNAYCLVAIGGSENFYSAFESDLADVIPVVKTSIGGTRIIGRLCVGNKNGLLLPHTTTDQELQHLRNCLPDQVVVQRIDERLSALGNCVACNDHVALTHPDLDKETEEFIADVLGVEVFRQTIAGNILVGSYCAFSNRGGLVHPHTSIEDLDELSTLLQVPLVAGTVNRGSEVIAAGMTVNDWTAFCGSDTTATELSVIESVFKLREGRPTAIVDDMRKSLIDSYV; this is encoded by the exons ATGGCGACCC GTATTCAGTTCGAGAATAATTGTGAAATTGGTGTTTTCTCCAAGCTGACAAATGCCTACTGCCTGGTAGCAATTGGAGGGTCAGAGAACTTCTACAG TGCGTTTGAGTCTGATCTAGCAGATGTCATTCCTGTGGTCAAGACCTCTATAGGTGGTACTAGAATAATCGGGCGACTCTGTGTTG GAAACAAGAATGGACTTCTGTTGCCTCATACTACCACTGACCAAG AGCTTCAGCATCTGAGGAACTGCTTGCCTGATCAAGTTGTTGTTCAGCGTATCGATGAAAGGCTGTCTGCTCTTGGCAATTGTGTAGCCTGCAATGACCATGttgcgcttacacaccctgacCTTGACAAG GAAACTGAGGAGTTTATTGCAGATGTGCTTGGTGTTGAGGTGTTCCGGCAGACTATTGCAGGAAATATCCTTGTGGGGAGTTACTGTGCGTTCTCCAACAGGGGTGGCTTG GTCCATCCTCATACATCCATTGAAGACCTTGATGAACTGTCCACGCTCCTGCAAGTTCCTCTCGTCGCTGGAACCGTGAACAGAGGCAGCGAGGTCATTGCTGCGGGCATGACAGTGAATGATTGGACCGCCTTCTGTGGCTCAGACACGACGGCCACCGAGCTCTCGGTCATCGAGAGCGTCTTCAAGCTGAGAGAAGGGCGGCCCACTGCGATTGTTGACGACATGAGGAAATCTCTGATAGACAGCTATGTGTAA
- the LOC133883302 gene encoding uncharacterized protein LOC133883302 — protein sequence MVLIRAEQDASNIGGHASEHIDELKRSNPQNVQRRHKDQFVEWFEREITKLHEEGKVNDLIYALSKGPDHWARVYNRCFINGFLFRTARKENNLSTQNSGVVVKGDDTTGNIDWYGVITKIMSLDFAMGKEVVLFQCDWYDVPTVNRNQGRGYKKDQYGIIDVETTQRRYIYDPYILGIQAEQVFYVKDVKKPNWSIVIRMKPRNLFAIPLLSDRDNEVEIDLDSLVVGVQDMNVAHTHDNITHWSRADMARVSGDAFVIEKAQADVQSRNEQSDSEIDDDDTHIDETVMLLGIHYIKNLMMNSLCRF from the exons ATGGTGCTGATCAGAGCTGAACAAGATGCATCCAACATCGGTGGTCATGCTAG TGAGCATATTGATGAACTCAAAAGAAGCAATCCACAGAATGTTCAGCGGCGACACAAAGACCAATTTGTAGAGTGGTTTGAACGTGAA ATCACCAAACTCCATGAAGAAGGAAAAGTGAATGATCTTATCTATGCACTTTCTAAAGGACCAGACCATTGGGCACGAGTTTATAATCGTTGTTTCATCAATGGTTTTTTGTTTCGAACAGCTCGAAAAGAGAATAATCTGAGTACACAAAATAGTGGTGTTGTTGTGAAAGGTGATGATACTACTGGCAATATTGATTGGTATGGTGTGATAACAAAAATTATGTCACTAGATTTTGCAATGGGAAAGGAGGTTGTGTTGTTTCAGTGTGACTGGTATGATGTGCCTACTGTCAATAGAAACCAAGGTAGAGGCTACAAAAAGGATCAATATGGAATTATTGATGTTGAAACAACTCAACGTCGATATATATATGATCCTTATATTCTTGGGATCCAAGCCGAGCAGGTGTTTTATGTGAAAGATGTGAAGAAACCAAATTGGTCCATTGTTATAAGAATGAAGCCTAGAAATCTTTTTGCCATTCCCCTTTTATCAGATAGAGACAATGAGGTGGAGATTGATCTCGACTCACTGGTTGTCGGAGTGCAAGACATGAATGTAGCACACACACATGACAATATCACTCATTGGAGTAGAGCTGACATGGCAAGAGTAAGTGGTGATGCTTTTGTAATTGAAAAGGCACAAGCTGATGTGCAGTCCAGAAATGAGCAAAGTGATTCAGAGATCGATGATGACGACACCCACATTGATGAGACTGTGATGCTGTTGGGCATCCATTACATCAAGAATCTGATGATGAATTCTTTGTGTAGATTTTGA